A portion of the Streptomyces platensis genome contains these proteins:
- the sucD gene encoding succinate--CoA ligase subunit alpha: protein MAIFLTKESKVIVQGMTGATGMKHTKLMLGDGTNIVGGVNPRKAGTSVDFDGTEVPVFGSVAEAMEKTGADVSVLFVPPAFAKAAVVEAIDAEIPLAVVITEGIAVHDSAAFWAYAKAKGNKTRIIGPNCPGLITPGQSNAGIIPGDITKPGRIGLVSKSGTLTYQMMYELRDIGFSSAVGIGGDPVIGTTHIDALEAFEADPDTDLIVMIGEIGGDAEERAADFIKANVSKPVVGYVAGFTAPEGKTMGHAGAIVSGSSGTAQAKKEALEAAGVKVGKTPSETARLAREILGG, encoded by the coding sequence ATGGCTATCTTCCTGACCAAGGAAAGCAAGGTCATCGTCCAGGGCATGACCGGTGCCACTGGCATGAAGCACACCAAGCTGATGCTCGGTGACGGCACCAACATCGTCGGCGGTGTGAACCCGCGCAAGGCCGGCACCAGCGTCGACTTCGACGGTACCGAGGTACCCGTCTTCGGCTCCGTCGCCGAGGCGATGGAGAAGACCGGCGCCGACGTGTCCGTGCTCTTCGTGCCGCCGGCCTTCGCCAAGGCGGCCGTCGTCGAGGCGATCGACGCCGAGATCCCGCTGGCCGTCGTGATCACCGAGGGCATCGCGGTGCACGACTCCGCCGCCTTCTGGGCGTACGCCAAGGCCAAGGGCAACAAGACCCGGATCATCGGCCCGAACTGCCCCGGCCTGATCACCCCCGGCCAGTCCAACGCCGGCATCATCCCGGGCGACATCACCAAGCCCGGCCGCATCGGTCTCGTGTCCAAGTCCGGCACGCTGACCTACCAGATGATGTACGAGCTCCGTGACATCGGCTTCTCCTCGGCCGTCGGCATCGGTGGCGACCCGGTCATCGGCACCACGCACATCGACGCCCTCGAGGCGTTCGAGGCGGACCCCGACACCGACCTGATCGTGATGATCGGTGAGATCGGCGGCGACGCCGAGGAGCGTGCGGCCGACTTCATCAAGGCCAACGTCTCCAAGCCGGTCGTCGGCTACGTCGCGGGCTTCACCGCGCCCGAGGGCAAGACCATGGGCCACGCCGGTGCCATCGTCTCCGGCTCCTCCGGCACCGCCCAGGCGAAGAAGGAGGCCCTGGAGGCCGCCGGCGTCAAGGTCGGCAAGACCCCGTCGGAGACCGCGCGGCTGGCCCGCGAGATCCTCGGCGGCTGA